A genomic region of Lachnoclostridium edouardi contains the following coding sequences:
- a CDS encoding FadR/GntR family transcriptional regulator, protein MLSADNNKPKLKAIKKVNIGAQVYEQMKNQIISGVWEAGNKIPSENQLMEIFGVSRTTVRQAIQKLVAIGYLETRRGEGSYVCRLGMESYLRGMIPVSCLGEEDLKEIFTFRSLFECGVAEMAARYADDQQIEQLRENYNKMKKYVGQLDKYVEIDLQFHGLLGECTHNAFVCEIYKIIEEILRLTMGKITDSIGYEHGIKSHSLLLEAISKHDPERAREVMRFHVEKNTELYYSDNFWKPINNHQITAEG, encoded by the coding sequence CCAGGTATATGAACAGATGAAAAATCAGATTATATCAGGAGTGTGGGAGGCAGGGAATAAAATTCCTTCAGAGAATCAGCTGATGGAGATATTTGGAGTCAGCAGGACTACAGTGCGCCAGGCAATCCAAAAATTAGTGGCAATCGGATATTTGGAAACCAGAAGAGGCGAGGGATCTTATGTGTGCAGGCTGGGAATGGAAAGCTACCTGCGGGGAATGATACCTGTTTCCTGCCTGGGGGAAGAGGACCTGAAAGAAATATTTACATTCCGTTCTTTGTTTGAGTGCGGAGTAGCTGAAATGGCGGCCAGATATGCAGATGACCAGCAGATTGAACAGCTGAGGGAAAACTATAATAAAATGAAAAAATATGTAGGACAGCTGGACAAATATGTAGAAATTGATCTGCAGTTTCACGGACTACTGGGAGAATGCACTCATAATGCCTTTGTATGTGAGATTTACAAAATTATAGAAGAAATCCTTCGGCTGACAATGGGAAAGATTACAGACAGCATTGGATATGAGCATGGAATTAAATCCCATAGCTTGCTGCTGGAGGCTATCAGCAAACATGATCCGGAGAGGGCCAGAGAGGTTATGAGGTTCCATGTAGAAAAGAATACAGAATTATACTACAGCGATAATTTTTGGAAACCAATAAATAATCATCAGATTACAGCGGAAGGTTAA
- a CDS encoding TRAP transporter small permease, giving the protein MEQKTDLSKKNASRKTFGDYWVQLGENLTFLMFSIMVVIVFVNVIGRFFFQAGITESEELSKILFVWITFIGIVLCFREGKHIAVDILLLMLPEKTRRIFDIISNILTTVILGVVAYYGIDFVKTSAGMVSPLTRIPQPFIHLILPISLGFMIIINMGNLWKLLKNKEER; this is encoded by the coding sequence ATGGAGCAGAAAACAGATTTAAGTAAAAAAAACGCCTCCAGAAAGACTTTTGGAGATTATTGGGTACAACTGGGAGAAAACCTTACATTTCTCATGTTTTCTATTATGGTAGTTATTGTATTTGTCAATGTAATCGGACGATTTTTCTTTCAAGCAGGAATTACAGAGTCAGAAGAGCTTTCAAAAATATTATTTGTCTGGATTACATTTATTGGAATTGTACTTTGCTTCCGGGAGGGAAAGCATATTGCAGTGGATATTTTACTTTTAATGTTACCTGAAAAGACCAGGCGGATTTTTGATATTATCAGTAATATTTTGACTACAGTGATTCTGGGAGTTGTGGCCTATTATGGCATTGACTTTGTAAAAACAAGCGCAGGTATGGTATCCCCTCTTACCAGGATTCCTCAGCCTTTTATCCACCTAATTCTTCCTATATCCCTGGGATTTATGATTATTATAAATATGGGGAACTTGTGGAAGCTATTAAAAAATAAGGAAGAGAGGTAG
- a CDS encoding helix-turn-helix domain-containing protein, with amino-acid sequence MNTNHLYSLKFTFKHHVFWKTFTLLTLISALPLLCVSLIFANLSERFWKSETYSSNQRALTQYMNDVDNQVMATEEDGFMLATNASVLSFILKPTFTEISRNTLIMKSLQDIMQSNNGIHYAYLYSNFSGLVLSSEHKGYYYNNFYDKSALDLYKNGTYNPIVLRSGPTTIPELENCISFYQNIPVGSKGDLGCLILNMDRDFLFQSKAADPSLQMTVYDENGVCLYSHSQEISLLVNQEEFQNTLALGKENFIFPFKPDDFVVFQIKSPSTGWTYIGISPLPVFFSNYHSLASLFLILAAVALFFSFILSFAAAKRLYLPLKGLISSLKLYDHDNVTEDDEYQYVHKAFHSVIEKNQTMTNIVNRLRPDIKNSLFLSLLLSEPLSSEELQAKLSFIGEGFSTSWYGVVLFVLENYNQFIQEFSEDMQALYNCRLADLVTETAQEVPHAFFRVNRFSWALSINISSGNQETFSALAAKIKQSVAGLPFPLSVSSGNLYEDPFDLPYSYREAQEAIKYLKYQDDTIPSTNRAEVPEYYLNGKLEAALLQTVRAGTPGSVSLICMEIYQNMRSHTATIGDVSITATHIVDQVVEVLISLGIDISSHPEVNLFYYSLKKCQSVGDIQILLQNTVQYGAQCVEALNSKQSGKNIEKMKEYINSHLGEDISLQDLADLCQVSPSYISRLFKRHLNIGFVDYLNSLRIARAKKLLEETQMTVEQVGFQSGFNNVRSFMRLFKQYENVSPGQYRNRHQKEP; translated from the coding sequence ATGAATACAAATCACTTATACAGCCTAAAATTTACTTTTAAACATCATGTTTTTTGGAAAACTTTTACTCTTCTCACTTTAATTTCAGCTTTACCTCTATTATGTGTTTCTTTAATTTTTGCCAATCTTTCAGAAAGATTTTGGAAAAGCGAAACCTACAGTTCTAATCAACGGGCCTTAACCCAGTATATGAATGATGTGGACAACCAAGTGATGGCCACTGAGGAAGACGGTTTTATGCTGGCCACCAACGCTTCTGTACTATCATTTATTTTAAAACCCACCTTTACTGAGATCAGCAGAAATACTTTGATTATGAAATCTCTCCAGGATATTATGCAGTCCAACAACGGCATCCATTATGCCTATTTGTATTCTAATTTTTCTGGTCTGGTTCTTTCCTCAGAGCATAAAGGGTATTATTATAATAATTTCTATGATAAATCTGCCCTAGACCTTTATAAAAACGGAACATATAATCCTATTGTTCTGCGCAGCGGCCCAACGACAATACCAGAACTGGAAAATTGTATTTCCTTTTATCAAAACATTCCCGTTGGCTCCAAGGGCGATTTAGGCTGCCTTATATTAAATATGGACAGGGACTTTTTATTTCAGTCAAAAGCGGCAGATCCTTCTCTTCAAATGACTGTGTACGATGAAAACGGGGTTTGCCTGTACTCTCACAGCCAGGAAATATCCCTCCTTGTAAACCAAGAGGAGTTCCAAAATACTTTAGCTTTAGGAAAAGAAAACTTTATTTTTCCATTTAAACCAGATGATTTTGTAGTATTTCAAATCAAGTCCCCCTCTACAGGGTGGACATATATAGGAATTTCTCCCTTACCAGTTTTCTTTAGCAACTACCACAGCCTTGCATCCTTATTTTTGATTTTAGCTGCTGTAGCCTTGTTTTTCTCATTTATTCTTTCTTTTGCGGCAGCCAAAAGACTGTATTTGCCATTAAAGGGGCTGATTTCCTCTTTAAAACTATATGACCATGATAATGTAACTGAAGACGACGAATATCAGTATGTCCATAAAGCGTTCCATTCTGTTATAGAAAAAAATCAGACTATGACCAACATAGTAAACCGCCTAAGGCCAGATATTAAAAACAGTTTATTTTTAAGCCTTCTTTTATCTGAGCCCTTATCCTCAGAAGAGCTTCAGGCCAAACTTTCTTTTATAGGGGAAGGATTTTCCACCTCTTGGTATGGAGTAGTCCTTTTTGTTTTAGAAAATTATAACCAGTTTATACAGGAATTTTCAGAAGATATGCAGGCCCTTTATAATTGCAGGCTGGCAGATCTGGTAACAGAGACCGCCCAGGAAGTCCCTCACGCATTTTTCAGAGTCAACCGCTTTTCCTGGGCTCTCTCCATTAATATTTCTTCAGGAAATCAAGAAACCTTTTCTGCTTTGGCAGCAAAAATAAAGCAGTCAGTGGCAGGCCTTCCCTTTCCCTTATCTGTCAGCAGCGGGAACTTATATGAGGACCCCTTTGACTTGCCTTATTCTTACAGAGAAGCTCAGGAAGCCATTAAATATTTAAAATATCAAGATGATACTATTCCCAGTACAAATAGGGCTGAAGTTCCTGAATACTATTTAAACGGAAAGCTGGAAGCTGCCCTTCTTCAAACGGTACGGGCAGGAACTCCTGGCTCTGTATCCTTAATCTGTATGGAAATTTATCAAAACATGCGCTCTCACACAGCTACCATAGGAGACGTGTCCATTACTGCCACTCACATTGTAGACCAGGTAGTAGAGGTATTGATTAGTCTGGGGATTGATATTAGCTCCCACCCAGAAGTAAATCTTTTTTACTATTCTTTAAAAAAATGTCAGTCAGTAGGAGATATTCAGATTCTTCTTCAAAATACCGTACAGTACGGAGCTCAATGCGTGGAAGCTTTAAACAGCAAACAGTCCGGCAAAAATATTGAGAAAATGAAAGAGTATATTAACTCCCACTTAGGAGAAGATATTTCTCTTCAAGATTTAGCGGACCTATGCCAAGTCAGCCCGTCCTACATCAGCAGACTGTTTAAAAGACATTTAAATATTGGATTTGTAGATTATTTAAACTCGCTCCGCATTGCCAGGGCTAAAAAACTGCTGGAGGAAACTCAGATGACTGTAGAGCAGGTAGGATTTCAGTCCGGCTTTAATAATGTCAGATCTTTTATGCGTCTTTTTAAACAATATGAAAACGTTTCCCCTGGGCAATACAGAAACCGACATCAAAAAGAGCCATAA
- a CDS encoding TM1266 family iron-only hydrogenase system putative regulator, with amino-acid sequence MESRVALIGIVVEKEGDVEALNRILHEYGQYIIGRMGIPYHKRNINIISIAVDAPGNVISAMSGKLGMLDGVTSKAIYSKLPAPEEAKEEIYEKSDK; translated from the coding sequence ATGGAATCAAGAGTAGCTTTAATTGGAATTGTGGTGGAGAAAGAGGGAGATGTGGAAGCACTAAACAGAATTCTCCATGAATATGGGCAGTACATAATTGGAAGAATGGGGATTCCCTATCACAAGAGAAATATTAATATTATCAGCATTGCTGTGGACGCTCCGGGAAATGTGATCAGCGCCATGTCAGGAAAGCTGGGGATGCTAGACGGGGTTACATCTAAAGCCATATATTCTAAACTGCCTGCACCGGAGGAAGCAAAGGAAGAGATTTATGAGAAATCTGATAAATAA
- the hydE gene encoding [FeFe] hydrogenase H-cluster radical SAM maturase HydE: protein MRNLINKLRREQRLENEEWKQLLEAGKAEREGGVVFSLEENDSLLAYSACQARQVRAEIFGKAIYIRGLIEFTSYCKNDCYYCGLRRSNKEAERYRLNQEEILSCCRKGYELGFRTFVLQGGEDGRLDDQWMEQMICRIKNEFPHCALTLSVGERERKTYLQWKNAGADRYLLRHETADPEHYKNLHPKELSLARRLDCLRNLKDLGYQTGCGIMVGSPGQTTEALIKDMEFMKMLQPEMVGIGPFLPQHSTPFAGEKPGTLEETLFLLSLIRLMLPKVLLPATTALGTVREGGREMGILCGANVVMPNLSPADVRKKYLLYDNKICTGDEAAESLSSLKKSMEKIGYEIVTDRGDSPMKKEREKHV from the coding sequence ATGAGAAATCTGATAAATAAGCTGAGAAGAGAGCAAAGGCTGGAAAACGAGGAGTGGAAACAGCTTTTAGAAGCGGGAAAGGCAGAAAGAGAAGGGGGAGTTGTATTTTCTCTGGAGGAGAATGACAGTTTGCTGGCTTACAGCGCTTGTCAGGCCAGGCAGGTGAGAGCGGAAATTTTCGGAAAAGCAATTTATATTCGCGGTTTGATTGAATTTACCAGCTACTGTAAAAACGACTGCTACTACTGTGGGCTGAGAAGAAGTAATAAAGAAGCGGAGCGGTATAGATTAAATCAGGAGGAAATTCTTTCCTGCTGCAGGAAGGGATATGAGCTGGGATTTAGAACCTTTGTGCTGCAGGGGGGAGAGGACGGCAGATTAGATGATCAGTGGATGGAGCAGATGATTTGCCGCATTAAAAATGAGTTTCCCCACTGCGCCTTAACCTTATCTGTGGGAGAGAGAGAGAGGAAAACTTATCTTCAATGGAAAAATGCAGGGGCGGACAGGTATTTGCTCCGCCATGAGACTGCAGATCCAGAGCATTACAAAAACCTTCACCCAAAGGAGCTAAGTCTTGCCCGACGCTTAGATTGTCTTAGAAATTTAAAGGACTTAGGGTATCAGACGGGGTGCGGAATTATGGTAGGTTCCCCGGGTCAGACCACAGAAGCTTTAATAAAAGATATGGAGTTTATGAAAATGCTGCAGCCGGAAATGGTGGGAATCGGCCCTTTTCTGCCTCAGCACTCTACTCCATTTGCAGGGGAAAAGCCAGGCACATTGGAAGAGACCTTGTTTTTGCTTTCCCTGATCCGGCTGATGCTGCCAAAGGTACTTTTGCCTGCCACAACGGCTCTTGGAACTGTCAGGGAAGGCGGACGGGAGATGGGTATTTTATGCGGGGCTAATGTAGTGATGCCTAATTTGTCTCCTGCAGATGTAAGAAAAAAATATTTGTTGTACGACAATAAAATATGTACGGGGGACGAGGCTGCAGAAAGCCTTTCCTCCCTAAAGAAAAGTATGGAGAAAATCGGATATGAGATTGTAACAGACCGGGGAGATTCTCCAATGAAGAAAGAGAGGGAAAAACATGTTTGA
- a CDS encoding TRAP transporter substrate-binding protein, whose protein sequence is MKKQKHFKQLAAGAIAAILTLGTMGCANYTAPAESSGGLENSQNGAVQTEAVNPDAVPIKIANFFADNHPINLALQSVFKPMLEEKTQGRYTVEIYSNSVLGGEKEITEAAKMGTVEVAVAGVQMSDQFPKLKVLDFPWVFNDVESSYQALNTPEIMDLITSDVSSTGLLCKGFALNGVRSISNSKHPIESVEDCKGIKLRVPEVTQFVDNAKALGFNVVTMSMSEIFTALQQGVIDGQENPPTTLLTSGWYEVQDYLALTRHQITYQWLAVNKGFYEGMSEEDREIFEQCCAAYVEAVKDLYNETEEQDINTLKEKGVQVVEVDREPFREIGETVVEKYCNDYPQFQEMLNKLREMGAK, encoded by the coding sequence ATGAAAAAACAAAAACATTTTAAGCAGTTGGCAGCAGGAGCAATCGCTGCTATTTTAACCTTGGGAACTATGGGCTGCGCCAATTATACAGCCCCTGCAGAAAGCTCCGGAGGTTTAGAAAATTCTCAAAACGGGGCGGTGCAGACAGAGGCAGTGAATCCGGATGCCGTTCCAATAAAAATAGCTAATTTTTTTGCAGATAATCATCCAATTAATCTGGCTCTTCAATCAGTATTTAAACCTATGCTGGAGGAAAAAACCCAGGGCAGATATACTGTGGAGATTTATTCTAACAGTGTGTTAGGGGGAGAGAAGGAAATTACAGAGGCTGCTAAAATGGGAACTGTAGAGGTAGCCGTGGCAGGAGTGCAGATGTCGGATCAGTTTCCTAAGTTAAAAGTTTTAGACTTCCCCTGGGTATTTAATGATGTGGAAAGCAGCTATCAGGCCTTAAATACACCGGAAATTATGGATTTAATTACCAGTGATGTAAGCTCTACAGGTTTGTTGTGCAAAGGATTTGCACTAAATGGAGTGCGTTCTATTTCTAATAGTAAGCATCCCATTGAATCAGTGGAGGATTGTAAGGGAATAAAACTGAGAGTACCTGAGGTAACTCAGTTTGTGGACAATGCTAAAGCATTAGGATTTAATGTAGTTACGATGTCAATGTCAGAAATTTTTACGGCTCTTCAGCAGGGAGTAATAGATGGACAGGAAAATCCTCCTACCACTCTTCTTACAAGCGGATGGTATGAAGTACAGGATTATTTAGCTCTTACACGCCATCAAATTACTTATCAGTGGCTGGCGGTAAATAAAGGTTTTTATGAGGGAATGTCTGAAGAGGATAGGGAAATTTTCGAGCAGTGCTGCGCCGCATATGTAGAGGCTGTAAAGGACTTGTACAATGAAACTGAGGAGCAGGACATTAATACTTTAAAAGAAAAAGGCGTTCAGGTGGTGGAAGTAGACAGAGAACCATTTAGAGAAATTGGGGAAACAGTGGTAGAAAAATATTGTAATGATTATCCACAATTCCAGGAGATGTTAAACAAGCTTAGAGAAATGGGCGCTAAATAG
- a CDS encoding TRAP transporter large permease, with translation MIFVEFLVSMFALLLVGVPIAVAILGTVAIMIVTTGLSNFTLLPTYLFSGTNSFAMMAVPFFMLAGEIMNEGELSKGIVDFCRTLLGHVKAGLGYVAVLACMMFACVSGAAVATVSAIGGIMLPILIQEGYDREDSTAIICAGSITGPIIPPSIPMVLFGTISGVSVTRMFVSGVIPGIIAGVLVMITWKIMSKNKEYKVLPRASVKEVIESGIKALPCLFMPVIMMGGMLTGIFTPTEAGVVAVVYAFLVATFLNRKMNIHVLKKCMVNAAKSSAVVMFIVATTTALAAIITVAQIPQVIAAGLSAVSQNPLVIMCLINVIILIIGLFMDVIPAISIVGPIFLPIVKSLGVDPTIFGVTMIFGLVIGLLTPPVGAVLYIGCSMGEISLMQLVKKIAPLVGVYLLVLFLLTFFPGLITFLPDLVM, from the coding sequence ATGATATTTGTAGAATTTTTAGTATCTATGTTTGCCCTGCTGTTGGTGGGAGTTCCAATTGCCGTAGCAATTTTAGGAACCGTGGCTATTATGATTGTAACCACTGGCCTTTCTAACTTTACACTGCTTCCTACATATTTATTTAGTGGTACTAACAGCTTTGCAATGATGGCTGTGCCATTTTTTATGCTGGCAGGAGAGATTATGAATGAGGGGGAATTGTCTAAAGGAATTGTAGATTTCTGCAGAACTCTTTTAGGCCATGTAAAGGCAGGATTAGGATATGTGGCAGTTCTGGCTTGTATGATGTTTGCCTGTGTATCAGGCGCTGCTGTGGCTACAGTGTCTGCTATCGGCGGAATTATGCTTCCTATTTTGATTCAGGAAGGATATGACAGGGAGGATTCTACAGCTATTATCTGCGCTGGTTCAATTACAGGCCCTATTATTCCTCCCAGCATTCCTATGGTGCTATTTGGAACTATAAGCGGCGTATCTGTAACAAGAATGTTTGTCAGCGGAGTAATTCCTGGTATTATCGCTGGAGTTCTGGTTATGATTACCTGGAAAATAATGAGTAAAAATAAAGAGTATAAAGTACTTCCTAGGGCCTCTGTAAAAGAGGTTATAGAAAGCGGAATAAAAGCTTTACCATGTTTATTTATGCCGGTAATTATGATGGGAGGAATGCTGACAGGTATTTTTACTCCTACAGAAGCAGGAGTTGTGGCAGTGGTATACGCTTTTTTAGTAGCCACATTTTTAAATAGAAAAATGAATATCCATGTGTTGAAAAAATGTATGGTAAATGCAGCTAAGTCTAGCGCTGTAGTAATGTTTATCGTAGCAACAACTACAGCCTTGGCAGCTATTATTACAGTGGCTCAGATTCCTCAGGTAATTGCAGCAGGACTTTCAGCAGTATCCCAAAATCCTCTTGTAATTATGTGCCTGATTAATGTAATTATTTTAATAATAGGCTTATTTATGGATGTAATTCCGGCAATTTCTATTGTAGGCCCTATTTTCCTTCCTATTGTAAAATCTTTAGGCGTAGATCCCACAATCTTTGGGGTAACTATGATATTCGGTCTGGTAATCGGACTTTTAACACCTCCAGTAGGCGCTGTACTATATATTGGCTGCAGTATGGGAGAAATCTCTCTTATGCAGTTGGTGAAAAAAATCGCTCCTTTAGTTGGCGTATATTTGTTAGTGCTGTTTTTGCTGACCTTTTTCCCGGGACTAATCACTTTCCTGCCGGATTTAGTTATGTAA
- the pyk gene encoding pyruvate kinase encodes MKKTKIICTMGPNTSNRELLKDLALNGMDIARFNFSHGDYEEHKSRLELLKSVRDELDLPIAALLDTKGPEIRTGLLKDDKKVTLTEGQTFILTTEEVLSDENRAYINYSGLNEDVQPGNKILIDDGLIELEVKEVQGKDIVCHVINGGELGARKGVNVPNVKIKLPALTDKDKEDIVFGIQEGFDFIAASFVRTADAIYEIREILEQHGANMGIIAKIENAEGIENLDAIIEAADGIMVARGDMGVEIAAEKVPYIQKMIINKCNEACKSVITATQMLDSMIRNPRPTRAEVTDVANAVYDGTDAVMLSGETAMGKYPVEAVKMMSQIVEDSESHLDYESYRRRDKTLKNTSNISNAVCYAAVATAHDLNAKVIITPSISGFTAKMLSKWRPSAPIIGLSPSAASVRQMQIFWGVKPYQAKRADSTDILVYSSMELLKEKGVVNPGDVTIVTAGVVSYARRHEPASDTNIMRVVIVD; translated from the coding sequence ATGAAGAAAACAAAGATTATATGTACAATGGGCCCAAATACAAGTAACAGAGAGCTGCTAAAGGATCTGGCTTTAAATGGAATGGATATTGCAAGATTCAACTTTTCTCATGGTGATTATGAAGAGCATAAATCAAGGTTAGAGTTATTAAAAAGCGTTCGTGATGAATTAGATCTTCCTATTGCGGCGCTGTTAGATACAAAAGGGCCTGAAATCAGAACCGGCTTATTAAAGGATGATAAAAAGGTTACTTTAACAGAGGGGCAGACCTTTATATTGACTACAGAGGAGGTCCTAAGCGACGAGAACAGGGCGTATATTAACTACAGCGGTTTAAATGAAGACGTGCAGCCTGGAAATAAAATTCTCATTGACGACGGCTTAATTGAACTGGAAGTAAAGGAGGTTCAGGGCAAGGATATTGTCTGTCATGTAATCAACGGCGGAGAGTTAGGGGCCAGAAAAGGCGTAAATGTGCCAAATGTAAAGATTAAGCTGCCTGCTTTAACTGACAAGGATAAAGAGGACATTGTTTTTGGTATTCAGGAAGGCTTTGATTTTATTGCCGCTTCCTTTGTCCGCACAGCTGATGCAATTTATGAAATCCGTGAGATTCTGGAACAGCACGGAGCCAATATGGGAATTATTGCAAAAATTGAAAATGCAGAGGGCATTGAAAATTTGGATGCAATTATTGAAGCTGCAGACGGAATTATGGTTGCCCGCGGAGATATGGGCGTAGAAATTGCAGCTGAAAAGGTTCCTTATATTCAGAAAATGATTATTAATAAATGTAATGAAGCCTGCAAAAGCGTTATTACAGCTACACAGATGCTGGATTCCATGATCCGCAATCCTCGTCCTACAAGAGCAGAGGTAACAGACGTTGCCAACGCTGTTTACGACGGCACAGACGCAGTTATGCTGTCAGGGGAAACTGCCATGGGAAAATATCCTGTAGAGGCAGTGAAAATGATGTCTCAGATTGTGGAGGACTCTGAATCCCATTTGGATTATGAATCATACCGCCGCAGAGATAAGACCTTAAAAAATACCAGCAACATTTCTAATGCTGTTTGCTATGCTGCCGTGGCTACAGCTCACGACTTAAATGCAAAGGTGATTATCACTCCGTCTATCAGCGGATTTACTGCTAAGATGCTGTCTAAATGGAGACCGTCAGCGCCTATTATCGGTCTGTCTCCAAGCGCAGCCAGCGTCCGCCAGATGCAGATTTTCTGGGGAGTAAAGCCTTATCAGGCTAAAAGAGCAGATTCCACAGATATTTTAGTTTACTCTTCTATGGAGCTTTTAAAAGAAAAGGGAGTGGTAAATCCTGGAGATGTTACCATTGTCACTGCAGGAGTTGTAAGCTACGCAAGGCGTCACGAGCCTGCCAGCGATACTAACATTATGCGTGTAGTAATTGTGGATTGA
- a CDS encoding diaminopimelate decarboxylase, with translation MEKKTFVTLEQLEAMTKTYPTPFHLYDEKGIRENALKMREAFSWNKGFKEYFAVKATPNPYILKILQECGCGTDCSSATELMMSDAVGFSGHDIMFSSNDTPPEEFKMADDLGAIINLDDITHIECVEKVLGKIPKTISCRYNPGGVFQMSNGIMDNPGDAKYGMTTDQMFQAYRILKEKGAENFGIHAFLASNTVTNEYYPKLASVLFELAVKLQKKTGAKIKFINLSGGVGIPYRPDQEPNDILAIGEGVRKVYEEILEPAGMGDVAIYTELGRFMLGPYGCLVTKAIHEKHTHKEYIGVDACAVNLMRPAMYGAYHHITVMGKENVPLDHKYDVVGSLCENNDKFAVDRMLPEIQKGDLLVIHDTGAHGFAMGYNYNGKLKSAELLLKEDGSVEMIRRAETPKDYFATLDICPMMKKYM, from the coding sequence ATGGAAAAAAAGACGTTTGTAACGCTGGAACAGCTGGAGGCTATGACAAAAACATACCCTACGCCGTTCCATTTGTATGATGAAAAAGGAATCAGGGAAAATGCCCTGAAAATGAGGGAGGCCTTTTCCTGGAATAAAGGATTTAAGGAGTATTTTGCAGTTAAAGCCACTCCTAATCCATATATTTTAAAAATTCTTCAGGAATGCGGCTGCGGAACTGATTGTTCTTCCGCCACAGAGCTGATGATGTCAGATGCAGTGGGATTTTCCGGCCATGACATTATGTTTTCCTCCAACGACACTCCTCCAGAGGAATTTAAAATGGCAGATGATTTAGGGGCTATTATTAATCTGGATGATATTACTCATATTGAATGTGTAGAAAAGGTTTTGGGAAAAATACCTAAAACTATTAGCTGCCGGTACAATCCAGGCGGAGTGTTTCAGATGAGCAACGGTATTATGGACAACCCTGGGGACGCCAAATACGGCATGACTACAGACCAGATGTTTCAGGCCTACAGGATTTTAAAGGAAAAAGGCGCGGAGAATTTTGGCATTCACGCATTTTTGGCAAGCAACACTGTGACTAACGAATATTATCCCAAATTGGCTAGTGTGCTGTTTGAACTGGCAGTAAAACTGCAAAAGAAAACCGGGGCTAAAATTAAATTTATTAACCTTTCAGGGGGAGTAGGGATTCCTTACCGCCCTGACCAGGAGCCAAATGATATTTTGGCTATCGGCGAGGGCGTGAGAAAGGTATATGAAGAAATCCTGGAGCCGGCAGGTATGGGAGATGTGGCTATTTACACAGAGCTGGGCCGCTTTATGCTGGGACCTTACGGCTGTCTGGTGACTAAGGCAATCCATGAAAAACACACACATAAGGAGTATATTGGCGTAGACGCCTGCGCAGTAAACCTTATGAGGCCTGCTATGTACGGAGCTTACCACCATATTACAGTAATGGGAAAAGAAAATGTGCCTTTGGATCACAAGTATGACGTTGTAGGTTCTCTGTGCGAAAATAATGATAAATTTGCCGTTGACCGTATGCTGCCTGAAATCCAAAAGGGAGATCTTCTGGTGATCCACGATACTGGCGCCCATGGCTTTGCAATGGGATATAACTATAATGGAAAGCTGAAATCAGCAGAGCTTTTGCTGAAAGAAGACGGAAGCGTGGAAATGATCAGAAGGGCGGAAACTCCTAAGGATTATTTTGCTACTCTGGATATTTGTCCTATGATGAAAAAGTATATGTAA
- a CDS encoding helix-turn-helix domain-containing protein, translated as MIVYDKLWATMEEKGITQYKLIRCYGISAGQISRLKKNQYVSTHTIEVFCRILDCRVEDIMEYKK; from the coding sequence ATGATTGTTTATGATAAACTGTGGGCGACAATGGAAGAAAAGGGGATTACTCAATATAAACTAATTCGATGCTATGGAATTAGCGCCGGTCAAATATCCAGATTAAAAAAGAACCAATATGTTTCCACACATACAATAGAAGTATTCTGCAGAATATTAGATTGCAGGGTAGAGGATATTATGGAATATAAGAAATAA